Proteins encoded in a region of the Desulfurococcaceae archaeon genome:
- a CDS encoding 50S ribosomal protein L40e, with translation MPITDPELLKIVSARVLNRYVCRRCGALNPPGATKCRRCKSKGTLRPKKALKAGPKATKTA, from the coding sequence GTGCCAATAACTGATCCGGAGCTACTGAAAATAGTTTCGGCGAGAGTGCTGAATAGGTACGTGTGTAGGCGTTGTGGCGCGCTGAACCCTCCAGGCGCGACTAAGTGTAGGAGGTGTAAATCCAAGGGCACCCTCAGGCCGAAGAAGGCGCTTAAGGCCGGTCCAAAGGCCACAAAGACAGCGTAG
- a CDS encoding lysylphosphatidylglycerol synthase domain-containing protein — MNEVGLRGLARRLAATTIIFVTVLLAYSTLMNVRALNVTVCGVLLSAALLLAGWFVSAIRLKLLFRAFKPGLRCSLGVCVKARFAGDVLAKMTPSSIGGEPARAYYISTRTGLSFLEAYALAIYEVYFDVILTCAMGAAVSLNYMPLGLPVLITSVSAGALWIVVFSSLDKITGFLCRRIFGSKRVKGSLVGKYLDKLVYPLTRFKGHYTEVSSRVTTKLKALTWALTFLVHTLWSVSLIPLIPCSEVAHSGVMGLLWRSVSAYYLMQSISILPTPGGSGVAEYGLSLALPADTVVAYRVLYFFVPVLIGLLVLLKRPKNIRDEAGEHA, encoded by the coding sequence TTGAACGAGGTAGGCTTAAGGGGGCTCGCGAGGAGGCTCGCGGCAACCACGATCATCTTTGTAACGGTGCTCCTAGCGTACTCGACCCTGATGAACGTCCGTGCTCTAAATGTCACGGTCTGCGGCGTACTGCTCTCCGCGGCATTACTACTAGCCGGGTGGTTTGTTTCCGCCATCAGGTTGAAGCTCCTGTTCCGGGCATTTAAGCCCGGGTTAAGGTGTTCGCTTGGAGTGTGCGTTAAGGCCCGATTCGCTGGTGATGTCTTGGCGAAGATGACGCCATCTTCCATTGGCGGCGAACCTGCGAGAGCATACTACATCTCCACGAGGACTGGTTTGAGTTTCCTTGAAGCTTACGCGCTCGCAATTTACGAGGTGTACTTCGACGTGATCTTGACGTGCGCGATGGGCGCTGCAGTGAGCTTAAACTACATGCCACTCGGCTTACCAGTGCTGATCACGTCGGTGTCTGCAGGCGCTCTCTGGATCGTCGTGTTCAGTAGCCTTGACAAGATCACGGGCTTCTTGTGCAGGAGAATTTTTGGTAGTAAGCGCGTGAAGGGGTCGCTAGTCGGTAAATACCTCGACAAGCTGGTGTACCCCCTTACCCGGTTTAAAGGGCATTATACCGAGGTATCGTCAAGGGTGACCACTAAGCTGAAAGCCTTGACCTGGGCACTGACATTTCTCGTGCACACCTTGTGGTCGGTTTCACTAATACCTCTCATACCGTGTAGCGAGGTTGCCCATTCCGGCGTTATGGGGCTTCTATGGAGATCCGTGTCCGCCTACTACTTGATGCAGTCTATTAGCATCCTACCGACCCCGGGTGGTAGTGGGGTTGCCGAGTACGGCCTATCACTAGCGCTTCCAGCGGATACCGTAGTAGCTTACCGCGTGCTGTACTTCTTTGTGCCGGTATTGATAGGGCTACTCGTACTACTAAAGAGACCTAAGAATATACGTGACGAAGCCGGTGAACATGCTTAA
- a CDS encoding nucleotidyltransferase → MKYSMEELVEVYRELVEEGVNAVVIGNTCVQLALGYTELEGDLDLFVVDPSPIAERDFYYQLAERKGWDLTTTEIGAPALVVPLREGNLIVELYENYMDIDVPLEILEDAQEYRVRGVRVRALKPEYYLVLKARQGVDLDRLKRYVAHLKERGLNTKLVEYAASHYPEDEREVIVERLRDAGLEL, encoded by the coding sequence ATGAAGTACAGCATGGAGGAGCTCGTAGAGGTTTACAGGGAACTGGTCGAAGAGGGGGTGAATGCGGTGGTCATCGGTAACACGTGTGTGCAGTTAGCGCTCGGGTACACGGAGCTGGAAGGGGATCTAGACCTTTTCGTCGTAGACCCGAGCCCCATCGCGGAAAGGGACTTCTACTACCAGCTAGCCGAGAGAAAGGGGTGGGACTTGACCACTACGGAGATTGGGGCTCCCGCGCTGGTGGTGCCCTTGAGGGAGGGAAACCTCATCGTGGAGCTTTACGAAAACTACATGGACATAGACGTACCCCTCGAAATACTGGAAGATGCCCAGGAGTACAGGGTTAGGGGTGTAAGAGTGAGAGCGCTGAAGCCCGAGTACTACCTAGTGCTCAAGGCGAGGCAGGGAGTAGACCTAGACAGGCTTAAGCGGTACGTGGCTCACTTAAAGGAGCGTGGACTGAACACAAAGCTAGTGGAGTACGCGGCATCCCACTACCCGGAAGACGAGAGGGAAGTCATAGTGGAAAGGCTTCGTGACGCGGGCTTAGAGTTGTAG
- the prf1 gene encoding peptide chain release factor aRF-1, with the protein MLREIIKELAKWKAHATVLLSLYIPPGRPISDVLALLRQEISVADNIKLKRTRNAVEWALNVAYDRLSKVPKTPETGLVLFAGMNPDTGETIVLMLVPPEKVPIFFYRTDKYFHTEFLEEMVSESSVAGLLIVERDAATIGLLKGNKLEVVEELEAYIPGKHHKGGQSQRRFDRIIEQMVEEFYKKVGERANSVFLPLLEQGKLKLIVIGGPGYAKHDFVHGNYLDYRLLQITASQLVDVSYQGEVGLRELISKAGDILEEYEYADSMKYLEEFKYHLAKDDGLVVYGEEEVKLALEQGLLKTLLLGETREDLSQWLEAASRVGVKVVVIGKDLPEGEWFSRTFNGVAGILKFKAGGARS; encoded by the coding sequence ATGCTACGCGAAATCATAAAGGAGCTCGCAAAGTGGAAAGCTCACGCAACTGTACTGTTAAGCCTGTACATACCGCCGGGAAGGCCCATAAGCGACGTCTTAGCCCTGCTCAGGCAGGAAATATCCGTAGCTGACAACATAAAGCTGAAAAGAACTAGAAATGCCGTAGAGTGGGCCTTAAACGTCGCATACGATAGGTTGAGTAAAGTACCAAAGACGCCCGAAACAGGGCTAGTCCTCTTCGCCGGCATGAACCCCGACACCGGTGAAACGATAGTACTGATGCTCGTACCGCCCGAAAAGGTCCCCATATTCTTCTACAGGACAGATAAGTACTTCCACACGGAGTTTCTCGAGGAAATGGTCTCTGAGAGCAGTGTAGCCGGGTTGCTGATCGTGGAAAGGGACGCGGCGACAATAGGCTTGCTTAAAGGTAACAAGTTAGAGGTGGTCGAGGAGCTTGAGGCCTACATTCCCGGTAAACACCACAAAGGTGGTCAGAGCCAGAGGAGGTTTGACAGGATAATAGAGCAGATGGTCGAGGAGTTCTACAAGAAAGTTGGTGAACGCGCTAATAGCGTATTCCTGCCACTACTCGAGCAGGGCAAGCTCAAGTTAATAGTCATTGGAGGCCCCGGATACGCTAAGCACGACTTCGTTCACGGAAACTACCTAGATTACAGGCTCCTGCAGATCACCGCCTCCCAGCTCGTCGACGTATCTTACCAGGGAGAGGTCGGGTTGAGAGAACTTATTTCCAAGGCGGGGGACATCCTCGAGGAGTACGAGTACGCTGACTCCATGAAGTACCTGGAGGAGTTTAAGTACCACCTGGCAAAAGATGACGGGCTAGTAGTTTACGGTGAGGAGGAGGTGAAGCTGGCGCTAGAGCAAGGACTACTAAAAACACTACTACTAGGTGAAACAAGAGAGGACTTAAGTCAGTGGCTTGAAGCCGCCTCTAGAGTCGGGGTAAAAGTCGTAGTTATAGGTAAAGACCTCCCTGAAGGGGAGTGGTTCAGTAGAACTTTCAACGGGGTAGCCGGTATTCTGAAGTTTAAAGCGGGAGGAGCTAGGTCTTAG
- a CDS encoding 4Fe-4S binding protein — MSVLKEALKNFFSRPSTIEYPKKAKITVEEDLRGAFYADLGKCTGCTLCSLECPAKAIEMKKLPENVKLKHNLRGLYPVVNYMACVFCYRCVKVCPVNAFIVTPTYQLSSSREISSEDLTLKTLKATEVKQ, encoded by the coding sequence ATGAGCGTCCTAAAGGAGGCTTTGAAGAACTTCTTCTCGAGGCCCTCGACGATAGAATACCCTAAAAAGGCGAAAATAACCGTCGAAGAAGACCTCAGAGGCGCTTTTTACGCCGATCTTGGCAAGTGCACCGGGTGCACGCTTTGCTCCCTTGAATGCCCAGCTAAGGCCATAGAGATGAAAAAACTACCTGAAAACGTGAAGCTCAAACACAACCTCAGAGGTCTCTACCCCGTTGTAAACTACATGGCGTGCGTTTTTTGCTACAGGTGTGTTAAGGTGTGCCCGGTAAACGCATTTATAGTCACGCCTACATATCAGCTCTCGTCGTCTAGGGAAATAAGCTCCGAGGACCTTACACTTAAAACGCTCAAAGCCACGGAGGTGAAACAATGA
- a CDS encoding endonuclease V, which yields MVVAIFSVERAMKLQLLLSRRVLEELDAFPPLDFSKIRYVGAFDSSYARSTQCAVIVVYDLANSRVVEKAYSAVRVHVPYIPGLLAFREVPGYMRVLRKIVTVPDVVLVDGHGLSHPRAFGIATHMGLVLGKPSIGVAKSHLYGEIIERGGRKLIHAHGKPVGEVLEHEGALLYVSVGYRVRLEDAVKLVKSLLTEKKRLPIPLQIADEYTKVIKAKYR from the coding sequence GTGGTGGTCGCGATTTTCAGCGTTGAGAGGGCAATGAAACTACAGTTGTTGCTTTCACGCAGAGTGCTCGAAGAGCTGGATGCCTTTCCACCACTGGATTTCAGTAAGATCCGCTACGTTGGGGCATTCGACTCCTCGTACGCGCGTAGTACTCAGTGTGCTGTCATCGTTGTATACGACCTCGCGAACTCGAGAGTAGTTGAAAAGGCATACTCGGCGGTAAGGGTACACGTACCGTACATACCCGGGCTCTTGGCGTTTAGGGAAGTGCCGGGTTACATGAGGGTTTTAAGAAAAATAGTCACGGTGCCTGACGTGGTCTTAGTAGACGGTCACGGGCTATCCCATCCACGGGCATTCGGAATAGCAACTCACATGGGCCTAGTGCTCGGGAAGCCCAGCATAGGGGTGGCTAAAAGCCACCTGTACGGAGAAATCATTGAGAGGGGAGGCCGAAAACTCATACACGCTCACGGGAAGCCCGTAGGCGAAGTACTGGAACACGAAGGAGCCCTACTCTACGTTAGCGTAGGCTACAGGGTGAGGCTGGAAGACGCAGTCAAGCTCGTGAAAAGCCTACTCACTGAGAAGAAGAGACTACCAATACCTCTGCAAATAGCTGACGAGTATACAAAAGTAATTAAAGCAAAGTACCGTTAA
- a CDS encoding Na+/H+ antiporter subunit E yields MSVGRWSRAIPVTLLVFVTYIVFSGSATVYDIVTGLVTSVLVGAVTANILLTNASKVFDVKRWAWLIAYALHYFFIDEVKAHVDVIRRILSPRMPINPGIVKVPVKVSSAYGITAVANSITNTPGTVVVDVDEERRCFYVHWIDVKAFEPEECHKMISETFEKYSKRVFD; encoded by the coding sequence ATGAGCGTGGGTAGGTGGTCAAGGGCAATACCCGTAACGCTACTAGTGTTTGTGACCTACATAGTCTTCTCTGGCTCGGCGACCGTGTACGACATAGTCACGGGCCTGGTAACGTCGGTACTAGTGGGAGCGGTTACAGCAAACATCCTACTTACGAACGCTTCAAAGGTATTCGATGTTAAGAGATGGGCGTGGCTTATAGCGTACGCACTGCACTACTTCTTCATAGACGAGGTTAAAGCCCACGTAGACGTTATTAGGAGAATCTTAAGCCCGAGAATGCCCATAAACCCAGGTATAGTCAAGGTGCCCGTTAAGGTCTCGTCGGCTTACGGGATAACGGCGGTAGCTAACTCCATAACCAACACGCCGGGTACGGTCGTCGTTGACGTGGACGAGGAAAGAAGATGCTTCTACGTTCACTGGATAGACGTTAAAGCGTTTGAGCCTGAGGAGTGCCACAAGATGATATCGGAAACCTTCGAGAAGTACTCTAAACGGGTATTCGACTAA
- the mnhG gene encoding monovalent cation/H(+) antiporter subunit G — protein MLEWILIVVGEILVIIGAVCDLLGAVGMLRFPNFFVRLHALTVGTIGGAFVPLIGVTLIALGADFLGPYRWFVAGASFITALLLLFLAPAGSHAIARAAHRSRAAVVYPKVVDKLEEDRGKGGGS, from the coding sequence ATGCTGGAATGGATTCTAATAGTGGTTGGCGAAATCCTCGTAATCATCGGGGCAGTATGTGACCTTCTCGGAGCGGTGGGAATGCTCAGGTTCCCCAACTTCTTCGTAAGGCTCCACGCACTCACTGTGGGGACTATTGGAGGGGCGTTCGTTCCACTGATTGGCGTTACGCTGATAGCCCTGGGAGCAGACTTTCTCGGACCCTACAGGTGGTTCGTGGCGGGAGCATCGTTTATAACTGCATTGCTGCTCCTCTTCCTGGCTCCCGCGGGATCGCACGCCATTGCGAGGGCTGCTCACAGGTCTAGAGCCGCTGTAGTTTACCCGAAAGTCGTGGATAAGCTCGAAGAGGACAGAGGGAAAGGTGGTGGGTCGTGA
- a CDS encoding hydrogenase subunit MbhD domain-containing protein, with product MIVLIYYLLMATSALLSIVAVYLAVIEKDLVKAVIYSALQSSLYALIFYLIMAPDIFLTYIPVSVGLYTALVLVLIKKTERFEGGE from the coding sequence GTGATCGTCTTAATCTACTACTTGCTGATGGCAACATCCGCGTTACTCTCCATCGTAGCAGTATACCTTGCGGTAATAGAAAAGGACCTCGTAAAGGCCGTAATATATTCAGCACTGCAGAGCTCTCTTTACGCCCTAATATTCTACCTGATAATGGCCCCTGACATATTTTTAACGTACATACCTGTATCGGTTGGCCTTTACACCGCACTAGTACTGGTCTTAATTAAGAAGACGGAGAGGTTCGAGGGTGGTGAATGA
- a CDS encoding proton-conducting transporter membrane subunit: protein MQYLDILYGLVPPFLVSLAFITPLLGLFVKSRKFFMLYAIVVVATATVIAGIIARNIFTGVDVALYPFGGWPPPIGIAYIVDKLSASLALLASIIVLLSVVASTSYLENYKPSTLSYIYTAVLGFTAGVMGVFYTGDIFNLFVMMEVMCISLYVLVAFHRTRAEAVEAAIKYSLVSIVALVLYFFSTLLIYGSYQTLNMADLAIKSRPSEFGYYQSALLSGGYFADIRVATAIAMAIIIWVFTLESALFPNHFWLPDAISEAPTPVSAVLPVAEMASTYVVIRYLFTIFGPDSILAENGVRSTVLYVLLALGVVASIVGGVMMALQRDAKRLLGYSSISHVGFIYMALGLTAFSQEGRLPLMAAIFHMVNYVVTSSMLFLAVGALEKASGSRDIDALAGVGRYMPVAGTSVVLGVLNLVGLPPLGGFFSKLMIYQAALEVSQPVIALMVILATAISVMGYAKLLLMVFGTGVKGLNVKEDMRFSLPGLLLAVILVLLGTLLPVGLYEYLEDVCSAMYGYKKYIEVFLAYMASLLGR from the coding sequence ATGCAGTACCTCGACATCCTCTACGGGCTGGTACCTCCATTTCTCGTTTCCTTGGCTTTCATAACGCCGCTACTCGGCTTGTTCGTGAAGAGCAGGAAATTCTTCATGCTCTACGCGATCGTGGTGGTAGCTACGGCGACCGTTATCGCTGGAATCATAGCGCGAAACATCTTCACCGGCGTAGACGTGGCTCTCTACCCGTTCGGCGGCTGGCCTCCTCCCATAGGCATTGCTTACATAGTGGACAAGCTTAGCGCCTCCTTGGCACTTCTAGCGTCTATCATAGTACTCCTATCCGTTGTGGCGTCTACAAGCTACTTGGAGAACTACAAGCCTTCAACTCTATCTTACATTTACACGGCCGTACTGGGCTTTACGGCGGGCGTTATGGGGGTTTTCTACACCGGGGACATCTTTAATCTTTTCGTGATGATGGAGGTGATGTGCATATCCCTCTACGTGCTGGTGGCATTCCACAGGACGCGGGCAGAAGCCGTGGAGGCCGCGATAAAGTACTCCCTAGTTAGCATCGTGGCGCTCGTACTGTACTTCTTCTCGACTCTACTAATATATGGAAGCTACCAGACGCTTAACATGGCGGACTTAGCCATAAAGTCGAGGCCTTCAGAGTTCGGCTACTACCAGTCCGCGCTACTTAGTGGCGGCTACTTCGCAGATATACGCGTCGCCACGGCCATAGCCATGGCTATTATTATCTGGGTATTCACGTTAGAGTCAGCGCTGTTTCCAAACCACTTCTGGCTACCTGACGCGATAAGCGAGGCCCCCACACCCGTATCGGCCGTGCTACCGGTGGCGGAAATGGCGTCAACGTACGTTGTTATACGCTACCTCTTCACCATATTCGGACCGGACTCCATACTCGCGGAGAACGGCGTTAGGTCAACCGTCTTGTACGTGCTACTAGCTCTGGGCGTAGTTGCCTCCATTGTCGGGGGGGTCATGATGGCTTTGCAGAGAGACGCGAAGAGGTTACTGGGTTACAGCTCTATAAGCCACGTGGGCTTCATCTACATGGCGCTGGGATTAACGGCGTTCTCACAGGAGGGCAGGTTGCCGTTGATGGCGGCAATATTCCACATGGTTAACTACGTGGTGACAAGTTCGATGTTGTTCTTGGCAGTAGGGGCCTTGGAGAAGGCCTCTGGTAGCCGCGACATTGATGCCCTTGCAGGTGTGGGGAGGTACATGCCCGTGGCTGGCACGAGCGTGGTCTTGGGCGTCTTAAACCTGGTAGGGCTACCACCCCTCGGCGGGTTCTTCAGCAAGTTAATGATATACCAGGCAGCACTAGAGGTTTCGCAGCCAGTAATAGCGCTAATGGTCATATTAGCGACGGCCATAAGCGTCATGGGCTACGCGAAGCTTTTACTCATGGTCTTCGGTACCGGCGTTAAGGGTTTAAATGTAAAGGAGGACATGAGGTTCTCGCTACCGGGCCTACTGCTCGCGGTCATTCTAGTTCTCCTGGGTACCCTACTGCCCGTGGGGCTTTACGAGTACCTGGAAGACGTCTGCTCGGCCATGTATGGCTACAAGAAGTACATAGAGGTGTTTCTGGCTTACATGGCCAGTCTTCTAGGCAGGTGA
- a CDS encoding Na(+)/H(+) antiporter subunit B yields the protein MRSYLHLVVITSLVLLTIGLGTAFTVGGISLYMPPLEVRSLAKIYLNTTFNTNFALSPLSPEAVTAIVWDYRGLDTLFETSVMFLAIVGALMIFRGLGERVPGPGSGGGGLSLIVKTVTRLTTIMIVAVGISIAFHGHLTPGGGFQGGATIAVAPMLMIIAFSVHFLAQRVPVKRAVLLRSAGLAAIAVTTYLVLLVALTRGGYAYIFQNQPKVGAPYGIPSYVGDATVLGGTLLLFNVAEMFAVAFGFVALLILITVPEAPAKEVVLKGED from the coding sequence ATGAGGAGCTACTTACACCTAGTTGTAATAACGTCGCTAGTTCTACTGACCATAGGGCTTGGCACGGCCTTTACGGTGGGGGGCATAAGCCTTTACATGCCACCACTCGAAGTGCGTTCTCTCGCCAAGATCTACTTGAACACCACATTTAATACAAACTTCGCCCTAAGCCCCCTATCACCAGAGGCCGTAACAGCCATAGTTTGGGACTACAGGGGGCTGGATACGCTCTTCGAAACGTCCGTGATGTTCTTGGCGATCGTCGGCGCCCTCATGATCTTTAGAGGGCTCGGGGAAAGGGTACCGGGACCGGGTTCAGGAGGAGGCGGCCTCTCATTAATAGTGAAGACTGTCACCAGGCTGACGACGATCATGATTGTGGCTGTTGGGATCTCAATAGCATTTCACGGACACTTAACACCGGGTGGAGGCTTCCAAGGAGGGGCTACCATAGCAGTGGCACCCATGCTAATGATCATCGCCTTCTCGGTGCACTTCTTAGCCCAGAGAGTGCCCGTGAAACGGGCAGTTCTCCTCAGGAGTGCCGGCTTGGCGGCAATAGCGGTTACCACGTACCTAGTTCTACTAGTAGCCTTAACTCGTGGAGGTTACGCGTATATATTCCAAAACCAGCCAAAGGTGGGGGCACCTTACGGCATACCCTCATACGTAGGAGACGCCACTGTACTAGGTGGAACCCTTTTACTATTCAACGTAGCTGAAATGTTCGCGGTTGCGTTCGGATTCGTTGCATTACTCATCCTTATAACGGTGCCCGAGGCACCTGCGAAGGAGGTTGTTTTAAAGGGTGAGGATTAG
- a CDS encoding complex I subunit 1 family protein, giving the protein MSELLYTIFAVLVFPGLVFSATLALFGEWFYRKATARMQNRMGPSYTGPLGLLQPLADLLKLLLAKEVKKQKYSSTLLAEVGLGISIASVIASMLLLPISPVRLSAPYDVIVLVYLYAVWHFTGILLAVLAYPNPFVIAGLSRLIALTVVVEPVVFGSILVPMVVLTPHCDLPYSVTCAATNSWRAWLASPLSFASMALALLSMIVATQAKLGLKPFDIPEAEQELIAGHMTEFSGSVLALYNLSHDVKFAFSAILITYVFIGGPYPYRHLSFEGAALLIVKFLVVLFVLTWVRASYGRRRIEQGIALVMKYGLLPSIIALILAFTHAALFG; this is encoded by the coding sequence GTGAGCGAGCTCCTCTACACTATATTCGCGGTGCTGGTATTTCCAGGACTTGTATTTTCAGCCACGCTAGCGCTCTTCGGTGAATGGTTTTACAGAAAGGCCACGGCTAGGATGCAGAATAGAATGGGGCCGTCGTATACAGGCCCTCTAGGGCTACTCCAGCCGCTGGCGGATCTGCTAAAGCTGCTTCTAGCCAAGGAAGTTAAAAAGCAGAAATACTCGTCAACACTACTGGCAGAAGTAGGCTTGGGAATATCAATAGCGTCCGTCATAGCCTCAATGCTATTGTTGCCAATATCGCCGGTAAGGCTATCTGCTCCCTACGATGTCATCGTCTTAGTATACCTCTACGCGGTGTGGCACTTCACCGGGATATTACTAGCAGTCTTAGCCTACCCCAACCCCTTCGTCATCGCCGGCTTGTCGAGGCTAATAGCGTTAACGGTGGTGGTGGAACCAGTAGTGTTCGGCTCGATCCTGGTACCGATGGTGGTACTAACGCCTCACTGCGATCTCCCATACTCCGTCACGTGTGCAGCTACGAACTCGTGGAGGGCTTGGTTAGCCTCTCCCCTGTCGTTCGCGTCGATGGCTCTAGCCTTGCTATCGATGATAGTGGCCACGCAGGCTAAGCTAGGCCTCAAGCCCTTCGACATACCCGAAGCAGAGCAAGAGCTTATAGCGGGTCACATGACCGAGTTCTCGGGGAGCGTGTTGGCTTTATACAATCTCTCACATGACGTTAAATTCGCGTTTTCTGCCATCCTGATAACGTACGTGTTCATCGGAGGGCCCTACCCCTACAGGCACTTGAGCTTCGAGGGGGCCGCGCTACTGATAGTTAAGTTCCTCGTAGTGCTGTTCGTACTGACGTGGGTCAGGGCCTCGTATGGCCGTAGGAGAATAGAGCAGGGAATAGCCTTGGTGATGAAGTACGGCCTGTTACCCTCGATAATAGCTCTGATCCTCGCTTTCACGCACGCAGCCCTCTTCGGCTAG
- a CDS encoding sodium:proton antiporter — protein sequence MTPVFLFNVVMLSMIINVGLSLYGIFARPSLVKKIIALTIFSDTVNLLAVLIGFRYAEPNPIPPVLVSIPPRPEDVELFVAKAVDPVPQALVLTAIVIGLAVTLFLIFITTQIYRIYGTTDVRKIAKLRG from the coding sequence ATGACGCCTGTATTCCTATTCAACGTCGTTATGTTGTCCATGATCATAAACGTGGGGCTGAGCCTGTATGGTATATTCGCGAGGCCCAGCCTCGTGAAGAAGATAATAGCTCTTACAATATTCAGTGACACCGTAAACCTCTTAGCCGTTCTTATAGGGTTTAGGTACGCCGAGCCGAACCCGATACCTCCAGTGTTAGTGTCGATACCGCCGAGACCCGAAGACGTGGAGCTCTTCGTTGCCAAGGCCGTGGACCCGGTACCCCAGGCTTTAGTCCTTACAGCTATAGTCATAGGCCTCGCTGTAACTCTCTTCCTGATATTTATAACTACACAGATTTACCGTATTTATGGTACAACCGACGTTAGGAAAATAGCTAAATTGAGGGGATGA
- a CDS encoding nickel-dependent hydrogenase large subunit encodes MDTESAVKDATTLLKIPISLEIPIGPQHPAIHEPVMLKIYADGEEVVHAEINTGYNHRGIEKLMEKNSYYKGKFIASRVCGICNTVHENCYTRAVEHIAGLEPSQRAKYIRVLAMELERVHSHMLINAIMAEVIGFDTLFMYIMRDRELVMKAKEVLAGNRVLAEIHMFSGVRRDIDGLKREKILGLLKRLEPRLRYYRKLFEEDSTIHSRLAEVGKLKPIDVLNHSLVGPVLRASGVKSDVRAEDKHDAYGEVPWSIVTRPEGDSLARMLVRWDEALESLEMCKYILEHLPEGPAVVDEKKLPRTFPPGEAYARVEAPRGELVYYVISTGGTNPYRVKIRTPSAVNVINSAFSYVGHSVADVPVILVSYDPCISCMERVTVIDLKGGGEKRVPLNYLARRRC; translated from the coding sequence ATGGACACGGAATCAGCCGTCAAAGACGCGACCACGCTGTTAAAAATACCGATATCGCTGGAAATACCCATAGGCCCCCAGCACCCGGCAATTCACGAGCCCGTAATGCTGAAAATATATGCGGACGGCGAAGAAGTCGTTCACGCGGAAATAAACACGGGGTACAACCACAGGGGGATAGAGAAGCTGATGGAGAAAAACTCATACTACAAGGGCAAGTTCATCGCTTCAAGAGTGTGCGGGATATGTAATACCGTTCACGAAAACTGCTATACGAGGGCGGTTGAACACATCGCCGGGCTAGAACCTTCACAGCGGGCTAAGTACATAAGGGTTCTAGCCATGGAGCTTGAGAGGGTGCACAGTCACATGCTCATAAACGCGATCATGGCCGAGGTAATAGGGTTCGACACGCTGTTCATGTACATAATGAGGGATAGGGAGCTCGTCATGAAAGCGAAAGAAGTGCTTGCTGGAAATAGAGTTTTAGCTGAAATACACATGTTTAGCGGCGTTAGAAGAGACATAGACGGTCTAAAGCGTGAAAAGATTCTAGGCCTACTGAAAAGGCTCGAACCCAGGCTTAGGTACTACAGGAAGCTGTTCGAGGAGGACTCAACGATCCACAGTAGGCTAGCCGAAGTGGGTAAGCTTAAACCTATTGATGTGCTCAACCACTCACTGGTGGGGCCGGTACTCAGAGCGAGCGGTGTTAAAAGCGATGTAAGAGCGGAGGACAAGCACGATGCCTATGGAGAAGTACCATGGAGCATTGTGACGAGGCCTGAAGGTGACTCCTTAGCTAGGATGCTCGTCAGGTGGGACGAGGCACTAGAGTCCTTAGAGATGTGTAAGTACATCCTCGAACACTTACCAGAAGGCCCCGCGGTAGTTGACGAGAAGAAGCTTCCGAGGACGTTTCCTCCAGGAGAGGCGTACGCCCGCGTCGAGGCACCTCGTGGCGAGCTCGTATACTACGTCATCAGCACTGGAGGCACCAATCCCTACCGTGTCAAGATACGGACACCGTCTGCAGTAAACGTGATAAACAGTGCATTTAGCTACGTGGGGCACAGTGTAGCTGATGTACCGGTCATACTTGTAAGCTACGACCCCTGTATATCCTGCATGGAGAGGGTCACGGTGATTGACCTGAAGGGCGGGGGCGAGAAAAGAGTTCCGCTTAATTACCTGGCCCGGAGAAGGTGCTAG
- a CDS encoding monovalent cation/H+ antiporter complex subunit F: MSVEAHVMTVLTLVIPLFIVSIVLYIIRLLKGPTIPDMVIAVDALSYDMAVLLAVLSVLFKSPILISCAIVLMLWAYALDVYMAKYLEAKEFGE, translated from the coding sequence ATGAGCGTGGAGGCGCACGTTATGACGGTACTAACGCTCGTCATACCCCTATTCATAGTGTCGATAGTTCTTTACATCATTAGGCTCCTTAAAGGACCTACAATACCCGACATGGTCATAGCCGTGGATGCCCTGTCGTACGATATGGCTGTGCTCTTAGCTGTTCTATCCGTGCTTTTCAAATCACCTATACTCATTTCCTGTGCCATAGTCCTCATGCTCTGGGCTTATGCACTAGACGTTTACATGGCCAAGTACCTTGAGGCAAAGGAGTTCGGTGAGTGA